The following coding sequences lie in one Mycteria americana isolate JAX WOST 10 ecotype Jacksonville Zoo and Gardens chromosome 13, USCA_MyAme_1.0, whole genome shotgun sequence genomic window:
- the PRKAB1 gene encoding 5'-AMP-activated protein kinase subunit beta-1 isoform X1 translates to MAPRGRSLKMGNTSSERAGLERHGHKASRGDNSGGAISTKEGDRPKILMDSPEDADLFHSEEIKAPLEKEEFLAWQQDLEVNDKTPTQARPTVFRWTGGGKEVYLSGSFNNWSKIPLTRSHNNFVAILDLPEGEHQYKFFVDGQWTHDPSEPVVTSQLGTVNNIIQVKKTDFEVFDALMVDSQKCSDMSELSSSPPGPYHQEPYVCKAEERFKSPPILPPHLLQVILNKDTGISCDPALLPEPNHVMLNHLYALSIKDGVMVLSATHRYKKKYVTTLLYKPI, encoded by the exons ATGGCTCCGAGAGGCAG GTCCTTAAAAATGGGGAACACAAGCAGCGAGCGAGCTGGGCTGGAGCGTCATGGGCATAAGGCATCCCGAGGTGACAACTCAGGAGGAGCCATCAGTACGAAAGAGGGTGATAGACCAAAAATTTTAATGGACAGTCCTGAAGATGCAGACTTGTTCCATTCAGAGGAAATCAAG GCTCCGTTGGAGAAAGAAGAATTCCTAGCTTGGCAACAAGATCTGGAAGTGAATGATAAAACTCCCACTCAAGCTCGACCAACAGTCTTTCGCTGGactggaggagggaaggaagtttATTTATCTGGGTCCTTCAACAACTGGAGTAAAATTCCTCTGACAAGGAG TCACAATAACTTTGTGGCAATCCTGGACCTGCCAGAAGGAGAGCACCAATACAAGTTCTTTGTGGATGGACAGTGGACGCACGATCCTTCAGAG CCAGTAGTAACCAGCCAGCTAGGTACCGTCAACAACATCATACAGGTGAAGAAAACTGACTTTGAAGTGTTTGATGCTTTGATGGTGGACTCCCAAAAATGTTCAGACATGTCTG agttgTCAAGTTCACCCCCAGGACCGTACCACCAGGAGCCCTATGTTTGTAAGGCAGAGGAGCGCTTTAAATCGCCACCTATTCTTCCCCCCCACCTGTTGCAGGTCATCCTGAATAAGGACACAGGCATTTCT tGTGATCCTGCTCTACTCCCCGAACCCAACCACGTCATGCTGAACCACCTCTACGCGCTTTCTATCAAG GATGGAGTGATGGTTCTTAGTGCTACACATCGCTACAAGAAGAAATATGTGACTACTTTGCTGTACAAGCCAATATGA
- the PRKAB1 gene encoding 5'-AMP-activated protein kinase subunit beta-1 isoform X2: MGNTSSERAGLERHGHKASRGDNSGGAISTKEGDRPKILMDSPEDADLFHSEEIKAPLEKEEFLAWQQDLEVNDKTPTQARPTVFRWTGGGKEVYLSGSFNNWSKIPLTRSHNNFVAILDLPEGEHQYKFFVDGQWTHDPSEPVVTSQLGTVNNIIQVKKTDFEVFDALMVDSQKCSDMSELSSSPPGPYHQEPYVCKAEERFKSPPILPPHLLQVILNKDTGISCDPALLPEPNHVMLNHLYALSIKDGVMVLSATHRYKKKYVTTLLYKPI; encoded by the exons ATGGGGAACACAAGCAGCGAGCGAGCTGGGCTGGAGCGTCATGGGCATAAGGCATCCCGAGGTGACAACTCAGGAGGAGCCATCAGTACGAAAGAGGGTGATAGACCAAAAATTTTAATGGACAGTCCTGAAGATGCAGACTTGTTCCATTCAGAGGAAATCAAG GCTCCGTTGGAGAAAGAAGAATTCCTAGCTTGGCAACAAGATCTGGAAGTGAATGATAAAACTCCCACTCAAGCTCGACCAACAGTCTTTCGCTGGactggaggagggaaggaagtttATTTATCTGGGTCCTTCAACAACTGGAGTAAAATTCCTCTGACAAGGAG TCACAATAACTTTGTGGCAATCCTGGACCTGCCAGAAGGAGAGCACCAATACAAGTTCTTTGTGGATGGACAGTGGACGCACGATCCTTCAGAG CCAGTAGTAACCAGCCAGCTAGGTACCGTCAACAACATCATACAGGTGAAGAAAACTGACTTTGAAGTGTTTGATGCTTTGATGGTGGACTCCCAAAAATGTTCAGACATGTCTG agttgTCAAGTTCACCCCCAGGACCGTACCACCAGGAGCCCTATGTTTGTAAGGCAGAGGAGCGCTTTAAATCGCCACCTATTCTTCCCCCCCACCTGTTGCAGGTCATCCTGAATAAGGACACAGGCATTTCT tGTGATCCTGCTCTACTCCCCGAACCCAACCACGTCATGCTGAACCACCTCTACGCGCTTTCTATCAAG GATGGAGTGATGGTTCTTAGTGCTACACATCGCTACAAGAAGAAATATGTGACTACTTTGCTGTACAAGCCAATATGA